Genomic DNA from Pseudomonas fitomaticsae:
CAGCAACTTCCTCGACGGCACGGTCAAGGGCAAGGGTGGCAAGGTTTATCCGCACTGGGGCGCGTTCACCCTGGAAACCCAGCACTACCCGGACTCACCGAACCAGCCGAACTTCCCGAGCACCCGCCTCGATCCCGGCCAGACCTACACCCAGAGCGTGGTGTTGAAGTTTTCCGCCAAGTAAGCACCTGACCTCCTTTCTGGAACCGGACGGAACCCGTGGGCTATCCTGCTGCCCACCCAAGGTATCGACCGTTTCAGAAAGGAGGTTTGAATGCGTACCCTCGAATTGGCTGGCGTGCAGGTTCCGGTGATCGGCCAGGGCACCTGGCGCATGGGCGAAGACCGCTCGGCGCACAAGCGTGAAGTCGCGGCCCTGCGCAGTGGCATCGAGCTGGGCATGACCCTGATCGACACCGCCGAAATGTACGCCGAGGGCGGTGCCGAAAGTGTGGTCGGCGAGGCCATCGCCGGCCTGCGTGATCAAGTGTTCCTGGTGAGCAAGGTCTACCCGCACAACGCCAGTCGCAAGGGCATTCCCCAGTCCTGCGAGCGCAGTCTGCGCCGGCTCGATACCGATTACATCGATCTTTACCTGCTGCATTGGCGCGGCCAGTATCCACTGGAAGAAACCGTCGAGGCGTTCGAACGTCTGCGCGAGGACGGCAAGATCGGTCGCTGGGGCGTGTCGAACTTCGACGTCGACGATCTCGAAGAACTGTCTTCATCGGCCTGCGCAACCAATCAGGTGCTGTACAACCTGGAAGAGCGCGGCATCGAATTCGACCTGCTGCCGTGGTGCCAGCAACAGCGCATGCCGCTGATGGCGTACTGCCCGATCGGCCAGGGCGGCGCCATGCTTGCCGAGCCGGTGCTGAAACAGATTGCCGCTCGTCACGGCGTGACCCCGGCACAGGTTTCGCTGGCGTGGATTCTGCGTCAGGATGGCGTGATTGCGATTCCCAAGGCCGTGCGCCCGGAACACGTGCAGCTCAATGCACAAGCGGCGCAGCTGCAACTCGAGGCCGGGGATCTGGCGGCGCTGGACCAGGCGTTTCACGCGCCACAACGCAAGCAGCGGCTGGCCATGGTCTGAGCCACCGCCGACTGACAGAGGGCTTCGCCATGAGAAGCACTGATCAGGACGATCCATTCAACCTGCAACGCTTCGTGCTCGCCCAGGACCCGGTATTCGAACGGGTCCAGCGCGAGCTCGACGAGGGCCGCAAACGCAGCCACTGGATGTGGTTTGTGTTCCCGCAGTTCGCCGGGCTCGGGGGCAGCGAGATGTCACGGCGGTTCGCGATCAACTCGGCGCCGGAAACCCGCGCCTACCTCGACCACCCTTTGCTCGGCGCCCGGCTGCGAACCTGCACGCAGTTGGTGCTGAACGTGCAGCAGCGTTCGATTGCCGAGATCTTCGGCCACCCGGACGACCTGAAATTCCACTCATCGATGACCCTGTTCGCCCAGTTCGCCGACGAAGACAGCCTCTGGCATCAGGCGCTCGAGCGTTATTTCCACGGCATTCAGGACGAATGGACCCTGCAACTGCTGGACTCAAAACAGGCCCAGTTGCCCCCCGATCAGGGTTGAGAAATCGTCGTCGACAAACGGCAGGATCGCATCCGCCACCGGTTGCAGCTGGCGGGTGATGTAGTGGTCGTAGTCGATGGCCGCGCGACGCACTTCCAGCGGCTCGGGCCCGGCCAGAGTAATGACGTAGCTGATCCAGCCGCCGTTCTGGTACTGGCGTGGGCGACCGTGCTGCGCGTTGTAGTCGTCCGCCAGTCGTGCGGCGCGCACGTGGGGCGGCACGTTGCGTTCATAGTCGTCGAGAGTCCGGCGCAGACGCTTGCGGTAGACCAGTCGCTCGTCGAACTCGCCAGCCAGGGTCTTGCGCACGTACTCGCGCACGTAATCCTGATACGGCTTGCGCTGGAAGATCCGCTCGTACAGCTCCTGCTGGAATTGCCGGGCCAGCAGCGACCAGTCGGTGCGCACGGTTTCC
This window encodes:
- a CDS encoding aldo/keto reductase, whose protein sequence is MRTLELAGVQVPVIGQGTWRMGEDRSAHKREVAALRSGIELGMTLIDTAEMYAEGGAESVVGEAIAGLRDQVFLVSKVYPHNASRKGIPQSCERSLRRLDTDYIDLYLLHWRGQYPLEETVEAFERLREDGKIGRWGVSNFDVDDLEELSSSACATNQVLYNLEERGIEFDLLPWCQQQRMPLMAYCPIGQGGAMLAEPVLKQIAARHGVTPAQVSLAWILRQDGVIAIPKAVRPEHVQLNAQAAQLQLEAGDLAALDQAFHAPQRKQRLAMV
- a CDS encoding DUF1810 domain-containing protein, with the translated sequence MRSTDQDDPFNLQRFVLAQDPVFERVQRELDEGRKRSHWMWFVFPQFAGLGGSEMSRRFAINSAPETRAYLDHPLLGARLRTCTQLVLNVQQRSIAEIFGHPDDLKFHSSMTLFAQFADEDSLWHQALERYFHGIQDEWTLQLLDSKQAQLPPDQG